One stretch of Nocardia mangyaensis DNA includes these proteins:
- a CDS encoding alpha/beta hydrolase family protein yields the protein MAVLVAAMVTLGARVTDLATPAELTAVTDPSIQESPLRIPYGDTSDTFGDLYLPSTSSTRLPVVVLIHGGGWTQSRTLAQFDAHARGLAAEGIAVWNIEYRRVHGQGGWPTTLTDVADAIDALSVVAPLVGNLLDLQRVHVAGHSAGGQLAAWAAGHRPPPDHHQHSGVRIRSLTLMAAVLDLDYAVTNGRDRFVTDLLGGRPDQVPERYHYASPIHHLPVETEITALHGDQDRVVAPAQSRRYVEAVHAAGAPAELRILPGTGHGEFADARSAAWQAARGTILDHVHSIN from the coding sequence GTGGCCGTTCTCGTCGCCGCCATGGTGACACTCGGCGCCAGGGTCACCGATCTGGCCACCCCGGCGGAGCTGACCGCGGTGACCGACCCCTCGATCCAGGAATCGCCCCTGCGCATCCCCTACGGTGACACCTCCGACACCTTCGGCGACCTCTACCTGCCGTCCACCTCGAGTACTCGACTGCCGGTGGTCGTGCTGATCCACGGCGGTGGCTGGACACAGAGCCGCACCCTGGCCCAGTTCGACGCGCACGCGCGCGGGCTCGCGGCCGAAGGAATCGCGGTGTGGAACATCGAGTACCGCCGGGTGCACGGCCAGGGCGGCTGGCCGACGACCCTCACCGATGTCGCGGACGCCATCGACGCGCTGAGCGTGGTGGCGCCCCTGGTGGGCAATCTGCTCGACCTGCAGCGGGTGCACGTGGCAGGGCATTCGGCCGGTGGTCAGCTGGCCGCGTGGGCGGCCGGTCATCGGCCGCCGCCGGACCACCACCAGCACAGTGGGGTACGGATCCGCAGCCTCACACTCATGGCGGCCGTGCTCGATCTGGACTACGCCGTCACCAACGGGCGCGATCGGTTCGTCACCGATCTGCTCGGCGGCCGTCCCGACCAGGTGCCGGAGCGCTATCACTACGCCTCCCCGATCCACCATCTGCCGGTCGAGACCGAGATCACCGCGCTGCACGGCGACCAGGACCGGGTGGTCGCCCCGGCACAGAGCCGCCGCTACGTCGAGGCGGTGCACGCCGCGGGCGCCCCCGCCGAGCTGCGGATACTGCCCGGCACCGGACACGGCGAATTCGCCGACGCGCGATCGGCCGCCTGGCAGGCCGCCCGCGGCACCATCCTCGACCACGTCCACAGCATCAACTGA
- a CDS encoding TerD family protein → MITLKKDDDAADLTGITKMSVGVSWDPSAGASGGLLGIARRQKGVDLDLIAILVQGGDPVRFAGLDSLDPLGNGSVLHTGDEQTGAATGDDETVHVTFADVPAGIDSIVFVAAAFKKGSSFIKANNVSFKIYDATGGDTQPVADIWPSLLGAENANAIARAFRNGGSWQLEVLDRKGKVKQGDMQALLRFAIQ, encoded by the coding sequence GTGATTACTCTCAAAAAGGACGACGACGCCGCCGATCTGACCGGGATCACCAAAATGAGCGTCGGGGTGAGCTGGGACCCCTCTGCCGGGGCCAGCGGCGGACTGCTGGGGATCGCGCGTCGCCAGAAGGGCGTCGACCTGGACCTGATCGCGATCCTGGTGCAGGGTGGCGATCCGGTGCGCTTCGCCGGACTGGACTCCCTCGACCCCCTCGGCAACGGCTCGGTGCTGCACACCGGCGACGAGCAAACCGGCGCGGCCACCGGCGATGACGAGACCGTCCACGTCACCTTCGCCGACGTGCCCGCCGGCATCGACTCGATCGTCTTCGTCGCCGCGGCGTTCAAGAAGGGCTCGTCGTTCATCAAGGCCAACAACGTCTCGTTCAAGATCTACGACGCCACCGGTGGTGACACCCAGCCGGTCGCCGACATCTGGCCCTCGCTGCTGGGCGCCGAGAACGCCAACGCCATCGCCAGGGCTTTCCGCAACGGCGGATCGTGGCAGCTCGAGGTGCTCGACCGCAAGGGCAAGGTCAAGCAGGGCGACATGCAGGCACTGCTGCGGTTCGCGATCCAGTAG